One genomic region from Strix uralensis isolate ZFMK-TIS-50842 chromosome 5, bStrUra1, whole genome shotgun sequence encodes:
- the LDHB gene encoding L-lactate dehydrogenase B chain, whose translation MATLKEKLMTPTAAGTTSPNNKITVVGVGQVGMACAISVLGKGLCDELALVDVLEDKLKGEMMDLQHGSLFLRTHKIVADKDYAVTANSKIVIVTAGVRQQEGESRLNLVQRNVNVFKFIIPQVVKYSPNCTILVVSNPVDILSYVTWKLSGLPKHRVIGSGCNLDTARFRYLMAERLGIHPASCHGWILGEHGDSSVPVWSGVNVAGVPLQELNPAMGTDKDGENWKDVHKQVVDSAYEVIRLKGYTNWAIGLSVAELCESMLKNLYRIHPVSTLVKGMYGIENDVFLSLPAVLSASGLTSVINQKLKDDEVAQLKKSADTLWNIQKDLKDL comes from the exons ATGGCTACTCTCAAGGAGAAGCTGATGACCCCCACTGCTGCAGGAACCACGAGCCCAAACAACAAGATAACTGTTGTGGGGGTTGGACAAGTTGGGATGGCCTGTGCTATCAGCGTCCTTGGAAAG ggtctttGTGATGAGCTTGCTCTGGTTGATGTTTTGGAAGACAAACTAAAAGGAGAAATGATGGATCTACAGCATGGGAGCTTGTTCCTTCGCACTCACAAGATTGTGGCAGACAAAG ACTATGCTGTCACAGCCAACTCCAAGATTGTGATAGTAACTGCAGGAGTTCGTCAGCAAGAGGGGGAGAGTCGTCTCAACCTGGTTCAGAGGAATGTGAATGTCTTCAAATTCATCATTCCTCAGGTCGTCAAATACAGCCCCAACTGCACCATCCTGGTGGTTTCCAACCCAG tggatATATTAAGCTATGTCACATGGAAACTGAGTGGCCTGCCAAAACACCGTGTCATTGGAAGTGGCTGCAATCTAGACACAGCTAGATTTCGCTATCTTATGGCTGAGAGACTTGGTATCCACCCAGCCAGCTGCCATGGCTGGATCTTGGGAGAACATGGTGATTCTAGTG TGCCTGTCTGGAGCGGAGTTAATGTGGCAGGCGTTCCTCTCCAGGAACTGAATCCTGCCATGGGAACTGACAAAGATGGTGAGAACTGGAAGGATGTCCACAAGCAAGTGGTTGACAG TGCTTATGAGGTAATCAGACTTAAGGGGTACACAAACTGGGCTATTGGCCTTAGTGTTGCTGAACTCTGTGAATCCATGCTGAAGAACTTGTACCGGATTCATCCAGTCTCGACACTGGTAAAG GGCATGTATGGCATTGAGAATGATGTCTTCTTGAGCCTTCCTGCTGTCCTAAGTGCCTCTGGATTGACAAGTGTCATCAACCAAAAGCTGAAGGATGATGAGGTGGCTCAGCTGAAGAAGAGTGCAGATACATTGTGGAACATCCAGAAAGATCTCAAGGATCTCTAA